One segment of Triticum urartu cultivar G1812 unplaced genomic scaffold, Tu2.1 TuUngrouped_contig_6791, whole genome shotgun sequence DNA contains the following:
- the LOC125531091 gene encoding vacuolar protein sorting-associated protein 2 homolog 2-like, with translation MNIFKKKVDPKEALRTSKREMSVATRGVEREIGSLQMEEKKLVAEIKKTAKTGNEAATKILARQLVRLRQQIVNLQGTRAQIRGVATHTQAMYAGTSISAGMKGASKAMAAMNKQLEPAKQMKQMREFQKQSSQLDMTLEMMSDAIDETLDKDEAEEETEELTNQVLDEIGVDVASQLSSAPKGRIGASNKKAENNQARNAAPAKNVAPEPNAAEVDDLERRLASLRRI, from the exons ATGAACATCTTCAAGAAGAAGGTCGACCCCAAAG AGGCTCTCAGGACGAGCAAGCGAGAGATGTCAGTCGCCACAAGAG GAGTTGAGCGAGAGATTGGCTCCCTGCAAATGGAG GAGAAGAAGCTAGTTGCTGAGATCAAGAAGACTGCCAAGACTGGAAATGAG GCTGCAACCAAAATTCTAGCCCGGCAACTAGTCAGGCTTAGGCAACAAATCGTCAATTTACAAGGTACACGGGCGCAGATACGTGGAGTAGCTACTCACACACAG GCAATGTATGCTGGAACTTCAATATCTGCTGGAATGAAAGGCGCAAGCAAAGCGATGGCAGCAATGAATAAG CAATTGGAACCAGCGAAGCAGATGAAGCAGATGAGAGAATTCCAGAAGCAATCATCTCAATTGGACATGACG CTTGAGATGATGTCTGATGCCATCGATGAAACACTAGATAAGGATGAGGCTGAAGAGGAAACAGAAGAGCTCACGAACCAG GTTCTGGATGAGATTGGTGTTGATGTGGCTTCTCAG CTGTCTTCTGCACCTAAAGGCCGTATTGGAGCCAGTAACAAGAAAGCCGAGAACAACCAAGCACG GAATGCGGCTCCAGCGAAAAATGTGGCGCCTGAACCTAATGCCGCTGAAGTTGATGATCTGGAGAGGAGACTGGCATCTCTCCGCCGCATCTGA